A genomic segment from Bufo bufo chromosome 8, aBufBuf1.1, whole genome shotgun sequence encodes:
- the LOC120977528 gene encoding uncharacterized protein LOC120977528 — MTPLRRQSRIPPGSWNLTRYPGVVLKDRLQTHFLQIWWTPLGTRYLTLTRSITLPLDHVSKYLEARVRCPLSREARNKLRAECPRPIIPNKVCDTPSVDPKMIQFLSKAGWNPRKGLESALRSCQDKLLDVFGPLAKIFDLAESAKAEGGQVDPVELREWVQRAICITGNVNTSLSMERRKAILFKIEPKLANLALTETGKEAQGLLFGESFIKDLGRYVGAFTALDKAQSSMKRVFHEQNRVLVDSELSDLVRKGAVEPAPGPPYGVISNIFLVAKKGGQMRPVINLRALNAFVVYRHFKMEGIHLLRDLLQMGDWMVKLDLKDAYLMVPVEDASRNLLCFSWQGSVWRFTCLPFGLSSAPWCFTKLMRPAMAWLRSRGVRLIIYLDDILIMAQDCSVLLDHLRWTMDLLSELGFLLNREKSCLSPSREMEFLRFMVDSTAGTLSLPSAKIRSIRKELLRARSSPHIPLRQLARIIGLLASSIQAVFPAPLHYRALQRLKIAHLRKGASYADWIPLDEETREELSWWIHNLHAWNGKAIFGQRPDSVVDSDASLSGWGAHCEGITTGGGWSEIETGFHINALELLAGSFAIKSFTRDTARSCIQLRMDNVSAVRYINGMGGTRSTILSRLAKDFWDYCLSKELVVLAEYLPGVHNIHADWSSRHLSDSSDWQLDPEHATGTILQLAPGSGSRGRGCIPPRLVQRDPLCVPAVPTDSADPHSSAPVCRGTDLAGPVLELPIMVPPPSGDDGRDPSPSPDVADSPPRPSPPATSSSPGRDTAPAGVSDFRGPWEVPGVSGTAKVLLENAWAPGTRRSYRSAWGFWADWCLARDLDPISAPVTEILHFLSSLFDQGKAYRTISLFRSAISASHQGFDGTPAGQHPLVCRLMRGSRMSRPPRPRFTTTWDVSRVLSFLSAWPQNSELSLRQLSAKLVTLLCLISCKRVSDVRALDHDARSYGRGHV, encoded by the exons ATGACGCCTTTGAGGAGGCAGAGCAGGATCCCTCCGGGGTCATGGAATCTAACCCGCTACCCGGGTGTAGTACTCAAAGATCGTTTGCAGACGCACTTCCTGCAGATTTGGTGGACCCCTCTGGGGACCCGTTATTTAACCCTGACTCGCTCCATCACCCTACCTTTGGACCATGTGTCCAAATATTTGGAGGCGCGGGTGCGGTGCCCTCTATCCAGAGAGGCCCGCAATAAGCTCAGGGCGGAATGCCCCAGACCGATCATCCCCAACAAGGTCTGCGATACCCCGTCTGTGGATCCGAAAATGATCCAATTCCTTTCTAAAGCGGGTTGGAACCCGCGTAAGGGCCTGGAGTCAGCCCTGCGCTcctgccaggacaagctcctggacgTGTTCGGCCCTCTAGCCAAGATTTTTGATCTGGCGGAGTCAGCTAAGGCTGAGGGCGGTCAGGTAGACCCAGTAGAGTTGCGCGAATGGGTGCAGCGCGCCATTTGCATTACGGGCAACGTGAATACGTCCCTATCCATGGAACGGCGCAAGGCCATCTTGttcaaaattgaaccaaaactcgcAAACTTGGCACTGACAGAGACGGGAAAGGAGGCTCAAGGCCTACTATTTGGAGAGTCCTTCATCAAGGACCTAGGCCGCTATGTAGGCGCTTTCACCGCCCTAGATAAGGCCCAAAGTTCCATGAAAAGAGTTTTCCAtg AACAGAACCGCGTTCTGGTGGACTCAGAGTTGTCGGACCTGGTCCGCAAGGGGGCAGTAGAACCAGCCCCGGGACCCCCTTACGGGGTAATCAGCAACATCTTTCTGGTTGCAAAGAAGGGGGGTCAGATGAGACCCGTCATCAATTTACGCGCTCTCAACGCGTTTGTcgtttaccgccatttcaaaatggaggggatcCACTTACTGCGAGATTTACTGCAGatgggcgattggatggtcaaatTGGACCTAAAAGACGCTTATCTTATGGTACCGGTAGAGGACGCGTCCAGAAATCTCCTCTGTTTCTCTTGGCAGGGCAGCGTTTGGCGGTTTACGTGCCTCCCATTCGGCCTCTCGTCGGCtccatggtgtttcaccaaactgatGCGTCCAGCCATGGCCTGGCTCCGCAGTCGGGGAGTTCGCCTCATcatttatctggacgatatcctgatcaTGGCTCAGGACTGTTCGGTGTTACTAGACCACCTTCGCTGGACCATGGACCTGCTCTCAGAGCTGGGGTTCCTGCTCAATCGGGAGAAGTCCTGTCTCTCTCCATCCCGAGAGATGGAGTTCCTCAGGTTCATGGTGGATTCCACAGCGGGGACCCTCAGCTTACCATCGGCCAAGATTCGGTCGATTCGCAAAGAACTGCTCAGAGCCAGGTCGTCCCCCCATATCCCGTTACGTCAGCTGGCGAGGATAATAGGCCTTCTTGCATCATCCATCCAGGCGGTCTTCCCAGCCCCGCTCCATTACCGGGCTCTCCAGCGCCTGAAAATCGCTCATCTACGGAAGGGAGCTTCCTACGCGGACTGGATTCCCTTGGACGAGGAAACCAGGGAGGAGCTGtcctggtggatccacaactTGCATGCCTGGAACGGCAAGGCGATTTTTGGTCAGCGCCCGGATTCCGTGGTGGACTCGGACGCCAGCCTATCGGGCTGGGGGGCTCACTGCGAGGGAATCACGACTGGCGGAGGCTGGTCAGAAATAGAGACGGGGTTCCACATCAATGCGTTGGAACTGTTGGCGGGCTCTTTTGCAATCAAGAGCTTCACGAGGGACACGGCCAGATCCTGCATTCAATTGCGTATGGACAACGTGTCAGCTGTACGTTACATCAACGGCATGGGAGGAACCCGGTCCACCATTTTATCACGGTTGGCGAAGGACTTCTGGGACTATTGCCTATCCAAGGAATTGGTGGTCTTGGCAGAATACCTTCCGGGCGTTCACAACATCCACGCGGACTGGAGCTCTCGTCATCTTTCGGATTCCAGCGACTGGCAGTTAGATCC TGAACACGCAACTGGCACGATTttacagctggcgcccggatccggaaGCCGAGGCCGTGGATGCATTCCTCCAAGATTGGTCCAGAGGGATCCTCTATGCGTTCCCGCCGTTCCAACTGATTCCGCGGACCCTCATTCAAGTGCGCCGGTGTGTCGCGGAACTGACCTTGCTGGTCCCGTTTTGGAGCTCCCAATCATGGTTCCCCCACCTTCTGGAGATGATGGTAGAGATCCCTCGCCTTCTCCCGACGTCGCCGACTCTCCTCCGCGACCCTCGCCGCCAGCCACATCCTCTTCTCCTGGACGGGACACTGCGCCTGCTGGCGTGTCGGATTTCAGGGGACCCTGGGAGGTCCCGGGAGTTTCGGGTACAGCTAAAGTCCTTCTGGAGAACGCATGGGCCCCAGGAACCAGGAGATCTTATAGATCAGCCTGGGGGTTTTGGGCTGACTGGTGCTTGGCTAGGGACTTGGATCCCATTTCAGCACCTGTGACGGAGATTTTACATTTCCTGTCTTCCCTCTTCGACCAGGGCAAGGCGTATCGCACCATCAGCCTGTTCAGATCTGCCATCTCAGCGTCTCACCAAGGCTTTGACGGGACGCCTGCGGGTCAACACCCTTTGGTCTGCCGGCTGATGCGCGGCTCGCGTATGTCTCGACCTCCGAGACCAAGGTTCACCACCACTTGGGACGTGTCTCGTGTTCTCTCCTTTTTGTCTGCTTGGCCCCAGAATTCTGAACTCTCCCTTAGGCAGTTGTCTGCGAAACTGGTCACTCTTCTCTGTTTGATTTCTTGCAAGCGGGTGTCcgatgtcagggctctggatcatgatgcCCGCTCCTACGGAAGGGGTCACGTTTGA